The following are encoded in a window of Bordetella genomosp. 10 genomic DNA:
- a CDS encoding dihydrodipicolinate synthase family protein, producing MSNGKHRLDEKASGVYIIAATPFGDDGELDLYSVDSLTDFYLEKGVTGFTILGMMGEAPKLSEAETTTVMERILKRVNGRAPVVVGVSHSSNRHVHRLSNEAMSLGAAGVMVAPAPNLKTDEQVHGYYAAIADLLGKDIPICLQDFPQATAVHTSVSVIHRLIDEFPQIVMLKHEDFPGMRKLSRIRKESEEEGRRRISILVGNGGLFLPQEMLRGADGAMTGFAYPEMLVQVCKLFADGKPEEAENLFNIYLPLLRHEFQYGIGLALRKETLRRRGAIRSAFVRKPGPVLDATDQAELTRLIARQDAALT from the coding sequence TGGATGAAAAGGCATCCGGCGTCTATATCATCGCGGCGACGCCTTTCGGCGACGACGGCGAACTCGATCTGTACAGCGTCGACAGCCTGACCGACTTCTACCTTGAGAAAGGCGTCACCGGCTTCACCATCCTGGGCATGATGGGCGAGGCGCCCAAATTGAGCGAGGCCGAGACGACGACGGTCATGGAACGCATCCTAAAGCGCGTGAACGGCAGGGCGCCGGTCGTCGTCGGGGTCAGCCATTCCTCCAACCGCCACGTGCATCGCCTGTCGAACGAGGCGATGTCGCTCGGCGCGGCCGGCGTCATGGTGGCGCCCGCGCCGAACCTGAAGACCGACGAGCAGGTCCATGGCTACTACGCCGCGATCGCCGACCTGCTGGGCAAGGACATCCCGATCTGCCTGCAGGATTTCCCGCAGGCGACGGCGGTCCATACCTCGGTATCGGTCATCCATCGATTGATCGACGAATTCCCGCAGATCGTGATGCTCAAGCACGAGGACTTCCCGGGCATGCGCAAGCTGAGCCGGATCCGCAAGGAAAGCGAGGAGGAAGGGCGCCGGCGCATCAGCATACTGGTGGGAAACGGCGGGCTGTTCCTGCCCCAGGAGATGCTGCGGGGCGCGGACGGCGCGATGACGGGCTTCGCCTATCCCGAGATGCTCGTGCAGGTGTGCAAGCTGTTTGCCGACGGCAAGCCGGAAGAGGCGGAAAACCTGTTCAATATCTACCTGCCGCTGCTGCGCCATGAGTTCCAGTACGGCATCGGCCTGGCCTTGCGCAAGGAAACCCTGCGCCGCCGTGGCGCGATCCGGTCGGCGTTCGTGCGCAAGCCCGGTCCGGTGCTGGACGCGACGGACCAGGCGGAACTGACGCGCCTGATCGCGCGGCAAGACGCCGCCCTGACTTGA
- a CDS encoding aspartate/glutamate racemase family protein, which yields MSKTLYVINPNSNTDVTAGIDAALDPLRSADAPRIECVTLAEGPRGIQTQDDVDRAAVLVRRFAEEHRQQAAGFVTACFSDPGLHSIREIPDVLSLGISECGVLTAMTMGLRLGVIAILDISIPRHLRTWAAMGVQDRVVGELAIGRTVAELADSEATLEAMIRTGKALRDTHRADVLVMGCAGMAPYRQRLQDAVGLPVVEPTQAAVSMALGRLRLGW from the coding sequence ATGAGCAAGACTCTGTATGTCATCAATCCAAACAGCAATACGGATGTCACCGCCGGGATCGACGCCGCGCTCGATCCCTTGAGAAGCGCCGATGCGCCCCGCATCGAGTGCGTCACGCTCGCGGAGGGGCCGCGGGGCATCCAGACCCAGGACGACGTGGACCGCGCCGCGGTCCTGGTGCGGCGTTTCGCGGAGGAGCATCGCCAGCAGGCCGCGGGCTTCGTCACGGCATGCTTCAGCGATCCGGGGCTGCATTCGATCCGGGAGATTCCCGACGTCCTTTCGCTGGGCATCAGCGAATGCGGCGTCCTCACGGCGATGACCATGGGGCTGCGGCTGGGCGTCATCGCCATCCTGGACATCTCCATCCCGCGGCACTTGCGAACCTGGGCGGCGATGGGCGTGCAGGACCGCGTCGTGGGCGAGCTGGCCATCGGCAGGACGGTGGCGGAGCTGGCCGATAGCGAGGCGACCCTGGAAGCGATGATACGCACCGGGAAAGCGCTGCGGGACACGCATCGCGCCGACGTCCTCGTGATGGGCTGCGCGGGCATGGCGCCCTACCGGCAACGCCTCCAGGATGCCGTCGGGCTGCCCGTGGTCGAACCCACGCAGGCGGCCGTCTCGATGGCGCTGGGCCGGCTGCGCCTGGGATGGTGA
- a CDS encoding FAD-binding oxidoreductase: protein MTSATPAVRPRFEDKLRAIVGEAGLVTAGDEREPYEIDWLRKWRGRGSVVVRPGTTEEVAQVMRLCNEARIPVVPQGGNTGMSGGATPDDSGAQVILSTTRLRAVREVDPLNNTITVEAGVPLARVQEEADGVNRFFPLSLGSEGSCTIGGNLATNAGGIAVLKYGNTRDLALGLEVVLPDGRIWRGLRGLRKDNTGYDLRDLFIGSEGTLGIITAAVLKLFPKPAARATAWVGCAGLEQLVRLLARVRDACGDRLVAFEMLTGPSLRLILDQVADVRNPLEGPHAYHALIEVADTRDEGLAALLERSLAQAVGDGLIDDAAIASSLSHRLSFWKIREGISQAQVRAGKAVKHDIALPVSVLPRFVEAAETAVRGVMPHAHIVNFGHLGDGNLHFNVLLPKNASAGKVAEANALLNRVVHDLVVENGGSISAEHGIGQLRRDELRHYKSAVEFDLMMTLKQAIDRNQIMNPGKLI, encoded by the coding sequence ATGACGTCCGCGACGCCCGCCGTCCGGCCGCGGTTCGAGGACAAGCTCCGTGCCATCGTGGGCGAGGCCGGCCTGGTGACGGCCGGGGACGAAAGAGAGCCGTACGAGATCGACTGGCTCAGGAAGTGGCGGGGCAGGGGCAGCGTCGTCGTCAGGCCGGGGACGACCGAAGAGGTCGCCCAGGTCATGCGCCTGTGCAACGAAGCGCGGATCCCCGTGGTGCCGCAAGGCGGGAATACGGGCATGAGCGGCGGCGCCACGCCGGACGACAGCGGGGCGCAGGTCATCCTGAGCACCACGCGCCTGCGCGCCGTCAGGGAAGTGGACCCGCTGAACAACACGATCACCGTCGAGGCCGGCGTGCCGTTGGCCCGCGTCCAGGAAGAGGCCGACGGCGTGAACCGCTTTTTCCCGCTCAGCCTGGGGTCGGAGGGAAGCTGCACGATAGGCGGCAACCTGGCGACGAACGCGGGCGGCATCGCCGTCCTCAAATATGGCAACACCCGCGACCTGGCGCTGGGCCTGGAAGTGGTCTTGCCCGACGGGCGGATCTGGCGCGGCCTGCGGGGCTTGCGCAAGGACAATACCGGGTACGACCTGCGCGATCTTTTCATCGGCTCGGAAGGCACGCTGGGGATCATCACCGCGGCGGTGCTGAAGCTGTTTCCCAAGCCGGCCGCGCGCGCGACGGCCTGGGTGGGCTGCGCCGGGCTCGAACAACTGGTGCGGCTGTTGGCCCGCGTCCGCGATGCCTGCGGCGATCGCCTGGTGGCCTTCGAAATGCTGACGGGCCCCTCGCTCCGGTTGATCCTGGACCAGGTCGCCGACGTCAGGAATCCGCTCGAAGGGCCGCACGCGTACCATGCCTTGATCGAGGTGGCCGATACCCGGGACGAAGGCCTGGCCGCCCTGCTCGAACGCAGCCTGGCGCAGGCGGTGGGCGATGGCCTGATCGACGATGCGGCCATTGCCTCCAGCCTTTCCCACCGCCTCTCGTTCTGGAAGATCCGCGAGGGAATATCGCAGGCCCAGGTCAGGGCGGGGAAGGCGGTCAAGCACGACATCGCGCTGCCCGTCTCGGTGCTGCCGCGTTTCGTGGAAGCGGCCGAGACGGCGGTGCGGGGCGTCATGCCGCATGCCCACATCGTCAATTTCGGACACCTGGGCGACGGCAACCTGCATTTCAACGTGCTGCTGCCGAAGAACGCGAGCGCGGGCAAGGTGGCCGAGGCCAATGCGCTGTTGAACCGCGTCGTCCACGACCTGGTGGTCGAGAACGGCGGCAGCATCAGCGCCGAGCACGGCATCGGCCAACTGCGCCGCGACGAGCTGCGGCACTACAAGTCGGCCGTCGAGTTCGACCTCATGATGACCTTGAAGCAGGCGATCGACCGCAACCAGATCATGAATCCGGGCAAGCTGATCTGA
- a CDS encoding aconitase family protein gives MIAQGHTAVEKILARAAKLPRVRADDVVWAEPDIIAAHDLNYHRHRKLIASLGYANLAAPGKMLVTIDHTTHSSAPGHLEAQAFMRADTKAQGVRWFFDTGRQGISHNLPLETGALGAGMLVVAADTRAPALGCDGAIGIALGMSVTLALATGKVWLRVPRTIRVDLHGTPAEGVMSRDIAQWIAARIGADAGDYKCIEFCGPYIRHASQDERHTLCNAVVDIGVKTAICPDESTPWRSDDDAVFERRLAWDVGGIEPQVCLPPDPQNCVPLTQALGTPITSAFIGSCIGGKMEDLRAAARVLRGRRVARTARLTVIPATQAIYQQALREGLVADIAQAGAEMAAGVCGPCYGAYTPLGDGDTSICTATRNDAGRLGSMQSAVYIANAAVVAASAVAGAIANPAALDTGK, from the coding sequence ATGATCGCGCAAGGTCATACGGCCGTCGAGAAAATCCTCGCGCGCGCCGCCAAGCTGCCGCGGGTGCGCGCCGACGACGTCGTCTGGGCCGAGCCGGACATCATCGCGGCGCACGACCTGAACTACCACCGGCACCGGAAGCTGATCGCGTCGCTGGGCTATGCGAACCTGGCGGCGCCCGGGAAAATGCTCGTCACCATCGACCACACCACGCACTCCTCCGCGCCCGGCCACCTGGAGGCGCAGGCCTTCATGCGCGCGGACACGAAGGCGCAGGGCGTGCGCTGGTTCTTCGACACCGGCCGGCAGGGCATCAGCCACAACCTGCCGCTGGAGACCGGCGCACTCGGCGCCGGCATGCTGGTCGTGGCGGCCGACACGCGGGCGCCGGCATTGGGGTGCGACGGCGCCATCGGCATCGCGCTGGGCATGAGCGTCACGCTGGCCCTGGCCACCGGCAAGGTCTGGCTGCGCGTGCCGCGCACCATCCGGGTCGACCTCCACGGCACGCCGGCCGAGGGCGTGATGAGCCGCGACATCGCGCAATGGATCGCCGCGCGCATCGGGGCGGACGCCGGCGACTACAAGTGCATCGAATTCTGCGGGCCCTACATCCGCCATGCCAGCCAGGACGAGCGGCACACCCTGTGCAATGCCGTAGTCGACATCGGCGTCAAGACCGCCATCTGTCCGGACGAGTCCACGCCCTGGCGCAGCGACGACGACGCCGTGTTCGAACGCCGTCTGGCATGGGACGTCGGCGGCATCGAGCCGCAGGTCTGCCTGCCACCCGATCCGCAGAACTGCGTGCCGCTGACGCAGGCGCTGGGCACGCCCATCACGTCCGCCTTCATCGGCTCGTGCATCGGCGGCAAGATGGAGGACCTGCGCGCCGCCGCCCGCGTCCTGCGCGGCCGGCGCGTCGCGCGGACCGCCCGCCTGACGGTCATTCCGGCGACACAGGCCATCTATCAGCAGGCGCTGCGCGAAGGACTGGTCGCCGACATCGCGCAGGCCGGCGCGGAAATGGCGGCGGGCGTGTGCGGGCCCTGCTATGGCGCCTACACGCCGCTGGGCGACGGCGACACGTCCATCTGCACGGCCACCCGCAACGACGCGGGCCGGCTCGGCAGCATGCAGTCCGCCGTCTACATCGCCAACGCGGCCGTGGTGGCCGCGTCGGCCGTCGCCGGCGCGATCGCGAATCCGGCGGCATTGGATACGGGGAAATGA
- a CDS encoding isocitrate lyase/PEP mutase family protein: MTTLHPGARLRELLREDSAGALIAPGCYDGISARLVEQAGFRVAYMSGLCVAATLGEPDVGVISVDAMVDRVRVITRASGLPLIADADSGYGGAVNVAHATRAFEAAGAAAIHLEDQPFPKKCAAMSGKKLVPVAEMTARVQTALAARRDRDFMIIARTDALAVEGLDASIARLRAYEDAGADATMLMSVSSEEDMRRVTSSLRKPTIVLMVEGLRPTVPARRLKQLGYPLVLYPVSLLQAQAYTHEHYLRQLRETGGAEAAASSMWSLPQIAALLGLEEANAIDEAFSGHVAKALAAVPAGAA, from the coding sequence ATGACGACCCTACACCCCGGCGCCCGCTTGCGGGAACTGTTGCGCGAGGACAGCGCCGGCGCCCTCATCGCCCCCGGCTGCTATGACGGGATTTCCGCCCGGCTCGTCGAGCAGGCGGGCTTCCGCGTGGCCTATATGTCGGGCCTGTGCGTGGCGGCCACGCTGGGAGAGCCCGACGTGGGCGTCATCAGCGTCGACGCCATGGTCGACCGGGTGCGCGTCATCACCCGCGCCAGCGGCCTGCCCCTGATCGCCGACGCCGATTCGGGCTACGGCGGCGCGGTCAACGTGGCGCACGCGACGCGCGCCTTCGAAGCGGCGGGCGCGGCGGCCATCCACCTGGAGGACCAGCCTTTCCCCAAGAAATGCGCGGCGATGTCGGGCAAGAAGCTGGTGCCGGTAGCGGAGATGACGGCGCGTGTCCAGACCGCCCTCGCCGCGCGCCGCGATCGCGACTTCATGATCATCGCGCGCACCGATGCGCTGGCAGTGGAAGGACTGGATGCGTCGATCGCCCGGCTGCGGGCCTACGAGGACGCGGGCGCGGACGCGACGATGCTGATGTCGGTGTCGTCCGAGGAAGACATGCGGCGCGTCACGTCCAGCCTGAGGAAGCCGACCATCGTGCTGATGGTGGAGGGCCTGCGCCCCACCGTGCCGGCGCGCCGCCTGAAGCAGCTCGGCTATCCGCTGGTGCTCTATCCCGTCTCGCTGCTCCAGGCCCAGGCGTACACGCACGAGCACTACCTGCGGCAATTGCGCGAGACCGGCGGCGCCGAGGCCGCGGCGTCCTCGATGTGGTCCCTGCCGCAGATCGCGGCCTTGCTGGGCCTGGAGGAAGCCAACGCCATCGACGAGGCCTTCTCCGGCCACGTCGCGAAGGCCCTGGCGGCTGTCCCGGCGGGTGCCGCATGA
- a CDS encoding Bug family tripartite tricarboxylate transporter substrate binding protein, which produces MQNKWRCIAPSWALLAALLIAPSVQAEVYPSKPVRLIAPAPAGGGTDFLARQYAMHWSEHTGQTVIVENISGANGNIGAAQVARAPADGYTLLASYVGTQAINPSLYKAMPYNPEQDLIPIGNLATYPFVIAVNSSVPVHSLAELADYARAHPDKMSFGSAGVGSGGHLVGELFNTRNHVKLTHVPYKGSAPMIQDLVGGQVQVIFDTLSTAGPFIKSGKIRALALTADQRVPGYPDIPTVKELGEPDMVIQGWYGLFAPKGTPVPVLDVLSASLKTLLASKDYQERVRSAGYTPATYIDRDAYERFVHAETQRWGELVKTSGATAN; this is translated from the coding sequence ATGCAAAACAAATGGCGATGTATCGCCCCCTCTTGGGCCCTGTTGGCGGCGCTGCTGATCGCGCCTTCCGTCCAGGCGGAAGTCTATCCATCCAAGCCCGTGCGGCTGATCGCGCCGGCGCCGGCCGGCGGCGGCACGGATTTCCTGGCTCGGCAATACGCGATGCACTGGTCCGAGCACACCGGCCAGACCGTGATCGTGGAGAACATCTCCGGCGCGAACGGGAACATCGGCGCGGCGCAGGTGGCGCGGGCGCCGGCGGACGGATACACGCTGCTGGCCTCCTACGTCGGCACGCAGGCGATCAATCCCAGCCTGTACAAGGCGATGCCGTACAACCCGGAGCAAGACCTGATCCCCATCGGCAACCTGGCGACGTACCCCTTCGTCATCGCCGTGAACAGCAGCGTGCCGGTCCACAGCCTGGCGGAACTGGCCGACTATGCCCGCGCGCACCCCGACAAGATGAGTTTCGGCAGCGCCGGCGTGGGCAGCGGCGGACACCTGGTCGGCGAGCTGTTCAACACCCGCAACCACGTCAAGCTGACGCATGTGCCGTACAAGGGCAGCGCGCCGATGATCCAGGACCTGGTGGGCGGCCAGGTGCAGGTCATCTTCGACACGCTGAGCACGGCCGGCCCCTTCATCAAGTCCGGCAAGATCCGCGCGCTCGCGCTGACCGCCGACCAGCGCGTGCCCGGCTATCCCGACATCCCGACCGTGAAGGAGCTGGGCGAGCCCGACATGGTGATCCAGGGATGGTATGGACTGTTCGCGCCCAAGGGCACGCCCGTCCCGGTCCTGGACGTGCTCAGCGCCAGCCTGAAAACGCTGCTGGCGTCCAAGGACTATCAGGAACGCGTGCGGTCGGCCGGATACACGCCCGCCACCTATATCGACCGGGACGCCTATGAGCGGTTCGTGCACGCCGAAACGCAGCGCTGGGGCGAACTGGTCAAGACCAGCGGCGCCACGGCGAACTAG
- a CDS encoding HpcH/HpaI aldolase family protein, whose amino-acid sequence MIERKNNVLEALHQDRVPVGAFVQMRCAEIVEAAGHAGYDYVWIDWEHGSFELDTVVDMIRAAEATGLTPIVRVPCGQPAEIARVLDAGAMGIIVPQVSTAEAARQAVGAAKYRTAGYEPGRRGACPLIRATGHQTLDWPAYARWANENTTVWLLVETMEGLRNLDEILAVPGVDAIVLGAFDLAVSMGKDGDRRDPEVERVLDGMIERVHRAGVDVVGLLFDAGPEAMRVSREHYVRAGCRILVAGSDRRLLSNGFAATLAAARPAPAVR is encoded by the coding sequence AGAGCGGAAAAACAATGTCCTGGAAGCCTTGCACCAGGACCGCGTGCCCGTCGGCGCCTTCGTGCAGATGCGCTGCGCCGAGATCGTCGAGGCGGCGGGACACGCCGGCTACGACTACGTCTGGATAGACTGGGAGCACGGCTCGTTCGAACTCGATACCGTGGTCGACATGATCCGCGCGGCGGAGGCCACCGGCCTCACGCCCATCGTCCGCGTGCCCTGCGGACAACCGGCCGAGATCGCGCGGGTGCTGGACGCGGGCGCCATGGGCATCATCGTGCCCCAGGTATCGACCGCCGAGGCCGCCCGGCAGGCGGTGGGGGCGGCCAAATACCGGACCGCCGGCTACGAGCCGGGACGCCGCGGCGCCTGTCCCCTGATCCGCGCCACCGGCCACCAGACGCTGGACTGGCCGGCGTATGCGCGCTGGGCCAACGAGAACACGACCGTCTGGCTGCTGGTGGAAACGATGGAAGGCCTGCGCAATCTCGACGAGATCCTCGCCGTCCCCGGCGTCGACGCCATCGTCCTGGGCGCGTTCGACCTGGCCGTGTCGATGGGCAAGGACGGCGATCGGCGCGACCCGGAAGTCGAACGCGTGCTCGACGGCATGATCGAACGCGTGCACCGCGCCGGCGTCGACGTGGTGGGCCTGTTGTTCGACGCCGGCCCCGAGGCCATGCGAGTATCCCGCGAACACTATGTCCGCGCCGGTTGCCGCATCCTGGTGGCGGGCAGCGACCGCCGCCTCCTCTCGAACGGCTTCGCCGCGACGCTCGCCGCAGCCAGGCCGGCCCCGGCTGTCCGGTAA